The Syntrophorhabdaceae bacterium genome has a window encoding:
- a CDS encoding cytochrome b/b6 domain-containing protein, with the protein MKPPCLHPLPLRVWHWTNAFIMIALIVTGLYLRLQGIAALKPHDPVLSWHRYAGYAMIGAIAFWLIYTLASKDTRSQYGIRKKDFPNVFPQIRFYLFSIFAGAENPFKADPDHKYNPLQKMAYGALMFFFLPAQALTGLLFMDIPVVRPYLLSEGLIRPLDAIHVTLTYLLILYVIVHLYMATLGATFLSHTKAMITGYEDEDNRTHHEGPSGPVAASLERTTE; encoded by the coding sequence ATGAAACCTCCCTGTCTTCACCCGCTCCCCCTTCGGGTATGGCACTGGACTAACGCATTCATCATGATCGCGTTGATCGTCACAGGACTCTATCTCAGGCTACAAGGGATCGCGGCCCTCAAACCACACGATCCGGTCCTCTCATGGCACAGGTACGCGGGCTACGCCATGATTGGGGCAATAGCTTTCTGGCTTATCTATACCTTGGCGAGTAAAGACACGAGAAGCCAATACGGAATCAGGAAGAAAGATTTTCCGAACGTCTTTCCCCAAATACGATTCTATCTCTTTTCTATCTTCGCCGGAGCTGAAAATCCGTTCAAGGCCGACCCTGACCACAAGTACAACCCCCTTCAGAAGATGGCCTACGGCGCCCTCATGTTCTTCTTTCTTCCCGCCCAGGCATTGACAGGTCTCCTCTTCATGGACATCCCGGTCGTGCGGCCTTATCTCCTGTCGGAAGGCCTCATCAGGCCCCTTGACGCGATTCATGTGACCCTTACTTATCTACTGATCCTGTACGTCATAGTTCACCTCTATATGGCGACCCTGGGCGCTACATTTCTATCCCATACGAAGGCGATGATAACCGGATATGAGGACGAGGACAACAGGACTCACCACGAGGGCCCATCGGGTCCTGTCGCGGCTTCCCTGGAAAGGACAACAGAATGA
- a CDS encoding 4Fe-4S dicluster domain-containing protein has product MIWGGVSVIGLSALSPAFALDTGRPLIIMEKAQGMVISDPVLCVGCGRCELACTEFNDGRAAPALSRIRVDRNINFGPLSHKAWREGHGNFGDGLIIQDLCKQCPHPVPCANICPENAIILSPLTNARVIDPEKCTGCKICLRACPWEMISYDPDSRKATKCHLCEGKPKCVEACPAGSLSYVSWRDLTGKIPPRNLDTATLSPQRANGCRECHLPGQGENVRQVSTMLRRALGRWRLDASDGIGFKWVDMAGTLLVPLTIGAVLVHAIVRKVTRR; this is encoded by the coding sequence TTGATTTGGGGCGGAGTCTCGGTCATCGGGTTGTCCGCCCTGTCGCCGGCATTTGCCCTGGATACCGGCAGACCTCTTATTATCATGGAGAAGGCCCAGGGCATGGTCATCTCCGATCCCGTCTTGTGCGTCGGGTGCGGCCGCTGTGAGCTGGCATGCACGGAATTCAACGACGGCAGAGCAGCGCCGGCCTTGTCCCGCATCAGGGTCGACCGGAATATCAATTTCGGCCCCCTGAGCCACAAGGCGTGGCGCGAAGGTCATGGCAACTTCGGAGACGGACTCATCATACAGGACCTTTGCAAACAATGCCCCCACCCTGTGCCCTGCGCCAACATATGCCCGGAAAATGCCATAATTCTCTCGCCCCTCACCAATGCGCGCGTGATCGATCCGGAAAAGTGCACCGGCTGTAAGATATGTCTCAGGGCATGTCCCTGGGAGATGATCTCATATGATCCGGATAGCCGAAAGGCGACCAAGTGTCACCTTTGTGAGGGAAAACCGAAATGCGTGGAGGCGTGTCCAGCAGGGTCCCTGAGCTATGTATCCTGGCGAGACCTGACCGGGAAAATCCCTCCCCGCAATTTGGACACCGCCACGCTTTCGCCGCAACGGGCCAACGGGTGCCGGGAATGTCACTTGCCCGGCCAAGGGGAGAATGTCCGGCAGGTAAGCACAATGCTCAGGCGAGCGCTGGGAAGATGGCGGTTGGATGCTTCAGACGGGATCGGCTTCAAGTGGGTCGACATGGCCGGTACGCTTCTTGTCCCTCTGACGATCGGCGCCGTACTGGTCCATGCTATTGTGCGAAAGGTCACCAGGCGATGA